One segment of Rhodopirellula baltica SH 1 DNA contains the following:
- a CDS encoding DUF2293 domain-containing protein, protein MADRSTETLTGSPGPTERTVRLSSGEVCNVPSGWELLPPGDAGVTRRVKAAGPTWTVKEKKGRREFSQGLWADAKQIADAKASMEATRSTAGYAKKQAAAKKRRDEKQGEYVEDFFQAVCDFLEFAPEYSAVAKHLAKAVTEHATPVGSGTVARTERIPIERRAESAVIAWMRHQTTAYDNMKIERVKGRRREVRRELAAKSRELLQNYRSGEENAMVGCPLAKALRG, encoded by the coding sequence ATGGCGGATCGATCCACTGAAACACTGACGGGTTCGCCCGGTCCAACTGAGCGAACCGTGCGTTTGTCTTCGGGAGAAGTCTGCAATGTCCCGAGTGGTTGGGAGTTGTTGCCGCCGGGAGACGCCGGTGTGACTCGCCGTGTCAAAGCCGCTGGTCCAACGTGGACGGTCAAAGAAAAGAAAGGGCGGCGTGAGTTTTCGCAGGGGCTGTGGGCGGACGCGAAGCAGATCGCGGATGCGAAGGCGTCGATGGAGGCGACTCGATCTACCGCTGGCTACGCGAAAAAGCAGGCGGCCGCGAAAAAACGGCGTGACGAAAAGCAGGGTGAATACGTCGAGGATTTCTTCCAAGCCGTCTGCGACTTTTTAGAATTCGCCCCGGAGTACTCCGCGGTGGCCAAACATCTCGCCAAAGCGGTGACGGAGCACGCAACGCCCGTTGGCAGTGGCACGGTCGCTCGCACCGAACGAATCCCGATCGAGCGTCGAGCCGAATCAGCCGTCATCGCTTGGATGCGTCACCAGACGACGGCGTACGACAACATGAAGATCGAACGAGTCAAAGGCCGTCGGCGTGAGGTGCGTCGCGAGCTCGCCGCGAAATCTCGTGAGCTGCTTCAGAATTATCGCTCCGGGGAAGAAAACGCGATGGTTGGGTGTCCGCTGGCAAAAGCGTTGCGGGGATAG
- a CDS encoding sulfatase — MTTAVLLIATIASLGNPTTLVAEETSPAPSRPNVLLFLVDDLGWADLGCYGSTYHETPQIDALAESGIRFTNAYAACPVCSPTRASIMTGRHPVRVDITDWIPGMSTDRAQNPRFQHVDDRDNLALDEVTIAEHLRDAADYQTFFLGKWHLGDVGHLPTDQGFQINIGGGHKGSPPGGYYSPWKNPYLKAKQDGEYLTTRLTDEAVSLVDTASREDKPFFMMMSYYNVHSPITPDKRTIDHFEEKQSNSPELQGDTPTIAERDAVTRGRQDNPAYASMVKAVDTSVGRIMKALKEHGVDDNTLVIFFSDNGGLSTLRKFGPTCNSPLRAGKGWLYEGGIREPLLVRLPKTMPGGATNETVSHQPKTVDSVACSTDLFPTILDVVGLPLQPESHADGISLLPAIAGEAAETDSSPRDLHWHYPHYHGSLWRPGAAIRRGNYKLIEFYETDTAELYDLSVDMGETKDLSKTEPERFAELRDALRQWQTEMNAKMPVPNPNFTSSN, encoded by the coding sequence GTGACAACGGCGGTGTTGTTGATTGCAACGATCGCTTCGCTCGGAAACCCAACGACGCTGGTCGCAGAGGAAACCTCGCCAGCTCCCTCGCGTCCCAACGTCCTGCTGTTCTTGGTCGATGATTTGGGATGGGCGGATTTGGGTTGCTATGGCAGCACTTATCACGAAACGCCACAGATCGATGCTTTGGCTGAATCGGGAATACGGTTCACCAACGCGTACGCCGCTTGTCCCGTGTGCTCTCCCACTCGAGCCAGCATCATGACCGGACGTCATCCGGTTCGTGTCGACATCACCGACTGGATCCCAGGCATGTCGACCGACCGAGCCCAGAACCCTCGGTTCCAACATGTCGACGACCGAGACAACTTGGCACTGGACGAAGTCACGATCGCGGAACACCTGCGAGACGCCGCCGACTACCAAACGTTCTTCTTGGGCAAATGGCACCTCGGTGACGTCGGGCACCTGCCCACCGACCAAGGATTCCAAATCAACATCGGCGGCGGCCACAAAGGCTCGCCTCCCGGCGGCTATTACTCGCCTTGGAAGAACCCGTATCTGAAAGCCAAGCAAGATGGCGAATACCTGACAACGCGTCTGACCGATGAAGCGGTCTCGTTGGTCGACACCGCATCGCGTGAAGACAAACCGTTCTTCATGATGATGAGCTACTACAACGTGCACTCGCCCATCACTCCTGACAAGCGAACGATCGATCACTTCGAAGAAAAGCAATCAAACTCGCCGGAACTGCAGGGCGACACTCCGACGATTGCCGAGCGGGATGCGGTCACGCGTGGTCGCCAAGACAACCCGGCGTACGCGTCGATGGTGAAAGCCGTCGACACCAGTGTCGGCCGAATCATGAAAGCGTTGAAAGAACACGGAGTCGATGACAACACACTGGTCATCTTCTTTTCTGACAACGGCGGTCTGTCGACACTTCGCAAATTTGGCCCAACTTGCAATTCGCCCCTGCGAGCCGGCAAGGGTTGGTTGTACGAAGGCGGAATCCGAGAACCGCTGCTGGTGCGATTGCCAAAAACGATGCCCGGTGGAGCGACGAACGAAACCGTTTCTCATCAACCGAAAACAGTTGACTCCGTCGCGTGCAGCACGGATTTGTTCCCAACCATTCTCGACGTGGTCGGATTGCCGCTTCAGCCTGAATCGCACGCCGATGGAATCAGCTTGTTGCCCGCGATCGCTGGTGAAGCCGCGGAAACCGATTCCTCGCCCCGCGACCTGCACTGGCACTACCCTCACTACCATGGTTCGCTCTGGCGTCCCGGTGCGGCGATTCGCCGTGGCAATTACAAATTGATCGAGTTCTACGAAACCGACACCGCAGAACTGTATGATCTATCGGTCGACATGGGCGAAACCAAAGACTTGTCGAAAACTGAGCCCGAACGTTTCGCTGAATTGCGTGATGCACTTCGGCAATGGCAAACTGAAATGAATGCCAAAATGCCCGTTCCCAATCCAAACTTCACCTCTTCGAACTGA
- a CDS encoding AAA family ATPase → MSTTVDAMRADAEQFRQRYVAIREMIGRVIVGHDDIVSGVLTSMLCGGHCLLEGVPGLGKTMLVRTLAEVLDLQFNRIQFTPDLMPADILGTNMVVEDESGRRKFEFQKGPVFTQILLADEINRATPKTQSAMLETMQEGTVTAGGHRYTLDQPFFVLATQNPIEQEGTYPLPEAQMDRFLFKLVVGYSNRDELATIVDRTTRGERPEIEKVMDGEEIQRWQKLVREVILAPHVQDYLVRLTMATHPDGPYSVPITNEYVRWGSSPRGAQTLALTAKVQALLDGRFNVSFEDIRRMFLPAMRHRVLLNFEAQAEGIDTDHVLLEILEKVPEKGD, encoded by the coding sequence ATGAGCACCACCGTCGATGCGATGCGAGCCGACGCGGAACAATTTCGTCAGCGATACGTCGCGATCCGTGAAATGATTGGTCGCGTGATCGTGGGTCACGATGACATCGTCAGCGGAGTTTTGACATCGATGCTTTGCGGTGGTCACTGCTTGCTCGAAGGCGTGCCGGGACTGGGCAAAACGATGCTGGTCCGGACACTGGCCGAGGTCTTGGATTTGCAATTCAATCGAATTCAGTTCACGCCTGACCTCATGCCCGCCGACATTTTGGGCACCAACATGGTCGTGGAAGATGAATCCGGACGCCGCAAGTTTGAATTTCAAAAAGGCCCCGTCTTCACCCAGATTCTGCTCGCCGACGAAATCAACCGAGCGACCCCGAAGACTCAGTCGGCCATGCTGGAAACGATGCAAGAAGGCACCGTGACCGCGGGCGGCCATCGTTACACGCTGGACCAACCGTTCTTTGTCTTGGCCACGCAGAACCCGATCGAGCAGGAAGGCACCTACCCGCTTCCCGAAGCTCAGATGGACCGGTTCCTGTTCAAACTGGTAGTTGGCTACAGCAACCGCGATGAGCTGGCGACGATCGTCGATCGCACGACCCGTGGCGAGCGTCCCGAGATCGAAAAGGTCATGGATGGCGAAGAAATCCAACGCTGGCAAAAACTTGTTCGCGAAGTCATCCTCGCCCCGCACGTCCAGGATTACTTGGTGCGGCTGACCATGGCGACTCACCCTGACGGTCCCTACAGCGTTCCGATCACCAACGAATACGTTCGCTGGGGCAGCAGCCCCCGCGGAGCCCAAACGCTCGCTTTAACCGCGAAAGTGCAGGCTTTGCTGGACGGCCGCTTCAACGTTTCTTTCGAAGACATTCGCCGGATGTTCCTGCCCGCGATGCGTCACCGCGTGCTTCTGAACTTCGAAGCTCAAGCCGAGGGCATCGACACCGACCACGTTTTGCTGGAAATTCTAGAGAAGGTTCCAGAAAAGGGCGATTGA
- a CDS encoding zinc ribbon domain-containing protein translates to MALPSTTTKFSSVLLRTLHNTLQQRTDLEGQLRRGPLQIKAVQSMVDEAQANVDAAAETLKKTRMTADEKQLQLQTREAHVKNLQGKLNTAASNKEFSLLKDQIAADEQANSVQSDEILEVLERIDTCEIELGRAQKKLEQAQADQTKRVNEIEARLEQVRQDLARINEQLAAHEADIPAAVKADYRRLVDARGDEALAAVEQDSCGGCYQTLTTQVLNQVMLSTLTHCPNCNAFLYQA, encoded by the coding sequence ATGGCTCTGCCCTCCACCACGACTAAATTTTCCAGCGTCCTTTTGCGAACGTTGCACAACACGTTGCAGCAACGCACCGATTTGGAGGGGCAATTGCGTCGTGGCCCACTTCAAATCAAGGCCGTTCAGTCGATGGTCGACGAGGCTCAAGCGAATGTGGACGCGGCGGCGGAAACGCTGAAGAAAACCCGCATGACGGCGGATGAAAAGCAACTGCAACTGCAGACCCGCGAAGCCCACGTCAAAAATCTGCAGGGCAAACTGAACACGGCCGCTTCGAACAAAGAGTTCTCGCTGCTGAAGGATCAAATCGCCGCGGATGAACAAGCCAACAGCGTTCAAAGCGATGAAATCCTGGAAGTGCTTGAACGAATCGACACCTGCGAAATCGAACTGGGCCGCGCCCAAAAGAAACTTGAACAGGCCCAGGCAGACCAAACCAAACGGGTCAACGAAATCGAAGCTCGTCTCGAACAAGTTCGCCAGGATCTTGCTCGTATCAACGAACAACTGGCCGCTCACGAAGCGGACATTCCGGCCGCGGTGAAAGCGGACTATCGCCGATTGGTTGATGCCCGCGGTGACGAGGCATTGGCGGCCGTCGAACAAGACTCCTGCGGTGGTTGCTACCAAACACTGACCACTCAGGTCCTCAACCAAGTGATGTTGTCGACTTTGACGCATTGCCCCAATTGCAACGCGTTTCTTTACCAGGCTTGA
- the coaE gene encoding dephospho-CoA kinase (Dephospho-CoA kinase (CoaE) performs the final step in coenzyme A biosynthesis.): MSAEPRTVSTPAPSTPIIGVIGPPCSGKSTVARHLESLGGVWLNADEIAKSQLSDSAVIGELKSLFGDSIQMADCSLSRSRLADLVFGDDEASHARLRQLEGILHPRTRKILQSEIAKAKSERRPFVILDVPLLLESGYRDTCDEVWCLQVNPDRHQQLLASRGWNTEELERRSARQWSWKRKQSASTRVISNNGTEEELRRLVESELASVLQSK; the protein is encoded by the coding sequence ATGTCGGCCGAGCCACGGACTGTTTCAACGCCGGCCCCTTCGACACCAATCATTGGTGTCATCGGTCCGCCTTGCAGTGGCAAATCCACAGTCGCTCGTCACCTGGAATCCTTGGGTGGCGTCTGGCTGAACGCCGATGAAATTGCGAAGAGCCAACTCAGCGACTCCGCCGTCATTGGCGAACTGAAATCGCTGTTCGGCGATTCGATCCAAATGGCAGACTGTTCGCTGTCCCGCTCGCGATTAGCCGACTTGGTCTTCGGTGATGACGAAGCTTCACACGCTCGGCTTCGACAACTCGAAGGCATCCTTCATCCACGGACACGAAAGATTCTGCAATCTGAAATCGCGAAAGCGAAATCGGAGCGACGACCGTTTGTGATCCTTGATGTGCCTTTGCTTTTGGAAAGCGGGTATCGCGACACGTGTGACGAAGTGTGGTGTCTACAGGTCAATCCCGATCGACATCAGCAACTGCTCGCCTCTCGAGGTTGGAACACGGAAGAACTTGAGCGACGAAGCGCGCGACAGTGGTCCTGGAAGCGAAAACAATCGGCTAGCACTCGCGTGATTTCAAACAACGGCACCGAGGAAGAATTGCGTCGCTTGGTGGAATCCGAACTGGCTTCCGTGCTGCAATCCAAGTGA
- a CDS encoding 3-keto-disaccharide hydrolase, whose translation MFRPQLLLLSAVVSLASALSINPIVKADDAATNASAQETGFVSLFDGESLDGWKKSTENPDSWQVEDGMLVCKGERCHLFYVGELAPLKNFHFKADVKVMPGSNAGIYFHTKYQESGWPKYGYECQVNVSHKDPKKTSSLYGVENIDAETLAANGIRDNEWYTQEIIVRGKHIELKVNGKTLVDFTEPSDQEAFSDRFERRLGEGTFALQAHDPQSIAYFKNLRVKPLDE comes from the coding sequence ATGTTTCGTCCCCAACTGCTGCTACTGTCTGCCGTCGTTTCACTCGCATCCGCCCTCTCGATCAATCCGATCGTGAAGGCGGACGATGCTGCAACAAACGCATCCGCACAAGAGACCGGATTCGTTTCTCTGTTCGACGGCGAATCGCTGGACGGCTGGAAGAAGTCGACCGAGAACCCAGACAGCTGGCAAGTTGAGGACGGAATGCTTGTCTGCAAAGGCGAACGTTGCCACCTCTTCTATGTCGGCGAGTTGGCTCCGCTGAAAAACTTTCACTTCAAGGCCGACGTGAAGGTGATGCCCGGCAGCAACGCTGGAATTTACTTTCACACCAAATACCAAGAATCAGGCTGGCCAAAATATGGCTACGAGTGCCAAGTCAACGTCAGCCACAAAGACCCCAAGAAGACCAGTTCACTCTACGGGGTCGAAAACATTGACGCGGAAACGCTTGCGGCCAATGGCATTCGCGACAACGAATGGTACACGCAAGAAATCATCGTTCGCGGCAAACACATTGAACTGAAAGTCAACGGAAAAACCCTGGTGGATTTCACCGAACCGAGCGACCAGGAAGCGTTCTCAGATCGCTTCGAACGCCGGTTGGGCGAAGGCACGTTTGCCTTGCAAGCCCATGACCCACAAAGCATCGCCTACTTCAAAAATCTGCGAGTCAAACCACTCGATGAGTAA
- the purD gene encoding phosphoribosylamine--glycine ligase has protein sequence MSKYNVLIVGSGGREHALAWKVKQSQHVQNVFVAPGNAGTGMDATNVDLDPADHDAVIQFAKENNVGLVIVGPEAPLVAGLVDALTDAGLRAFGPSKAASELEGSKVFCKNLLRSADIPTADYRTFRSADDASRYIKDRFSEPTDPVNVVVKADGLAAGKGVVVCDTRSEALEAIDRIAARKEFGAAGKELIIEERLTGPEVSVLAITDGETIVTLPPAQDHKPANDGDTGPNTGGMGAYCPAPVLDEETLAKVESSILVPVVHAMKRSRRPFKGVLYAGLMLTPAGPKVLEFNVRFGDPECQPLLMRLKTDLVEVMQAVVDGKLEETGPLEFDPRPAICVVMASEGYPADYEKGHAITGIESADKMENVKVFHAGTQRVDGEVVNTGGRVLGVTAMGDSISAAKLQAYKAVREIRWQGAWCRKDISDKALVTADKA, from the coding sequence ATGAGTAAATACAACGTGTTGATTGTTGGCTCTGGTGGACGTGAACATGCCTTGGCATGGAAAGTCAAACAGAGCCAGCACGTTCAAAATGTTTTCGTTGCCCCCGGCAACGCCGGCACCGGGATGGACGCGACCAACGTCGACCTGGATCCGGCCGATCACGATGCCGTGATCCAATTCGCGAAAGAGAACAACGTCGGCTTGGTCATCGTCGGTCCCGAGGCACCTTTGGTCGCCGGATTGGTCGATGCGTTGACCGACGCCGGACTTCGTGCCTTCGGCCCCAGCAAAGCAGCATCGGAACTCGAAGGCAGCAAAGTCTTCTGCAAGAACCTGCTGCGGTCCGCTGACATTCCCACGGCAGACTACCGAACTTTCCGCAGCGCCGACGACGCCTCGCGGTACATCAAAGATCGATTCAGCGAACCCACTGATCCGGTCAACGTCGTTGTCAAAGCCGATGGTTTGGCCGCCGGTAAAGGCGTTGTCGTCTGCGACACACGCAGCGAAGCATTGGAAGCCATCGATCGCATCGCGGCTCGCAAAGAGTTCGGTGCCGCCGGCAAAGAACTGATCATCGAAGAACGTTTGACGGGCCCCGAGGTCAGCGTGTTGGCGATCACCGATGGTGAAACGATTGTCACGTTGCCGCCCGCGCAAGACCACAAACCCGCCAACGATGGCGACACGGGTCCCAACACTGGCGGCATGGGTGCTTACTGCCCGGCGCCTGTTTTGGACGAAGAAACCCTGGCAAAGGTCGAATCGAGCATTCTGGTGCCGGTCGTGCATGCGATGAAACGCTCACGCCGTCCTTTCAAAGGCGTGTTGTACGCGGGATTGATGTTGACTCCTGCCGGTCCAAAAGTATTGGAATTCAACGTTCGATTCGGCGACCCCGAATGCCAACCGTTGCTGATGCGATTGAAGACCGACTTGGTCGAAGTCATGCAGGCCGTCGTCGATGGCAAGCTCGAAGAAACCGGTCCGCTTGAGTTCGATCCACGACCAGCCATTTGCGTCGTGATGGCCAGCGAAGGCTATCCGGCTGACTACGAGAAAGGCCACGCGATCACCGGTATCGAATCAGCCGACAAAATGGAAAACGTCAAAGTCTTCCATGCGGGAACTCAACGTGTCGACGGCGAAGTCGTCAACACCGGCGGACGCGTTCTAGGCGTGACCGCAATGGGCGATTCGATCAGTGCCGCGAAATTGCAGGCTTACAAAGCTGTGCGTGAGATTCGTTGGCAGGGAGCTTGGTGCCGGAAAGACATCAGCGACAAAGCACTTGTCACCGCCGATAAAGCGTAG
- a CDS encoding peptidylprolyl isomerase, which produces MEEAKKTPLPTDPATVMAVVGQGRVLLGELKPRVDAQLSRMLAQASGEVPEDELHYVKLRMTRSLLVQTIQSRMLREAFLLEQVGTAAADKRREAEATMAAKARQMFYETELPGLMKKANVDSKAELDDLLRKEGSSLAFRQREFMDQMLGSLYIRSKVNKDPAVSLSEIVRYYQEHQSKYEHKARARWEQLTVMFSNHPTRDAAMKAITEMGREALYGGNMQAVAKAKSEEPFASSGGLHDWTNQGSLVSAILDQQIFSLPTGKMSEIIEDTDAYHIIRVLEREDAGVTPVGELQDDISDILRQQKIRADQEEVMVEVRQRVPVWSFYPDDFPEAKPLLQVSARPALQR; this is translated from the coding sequence GTGGAAGAGGCCAAGAAAACGCCGCTTCCCACAGATCCGGCGACGGTGATGGCCGTCGTCGGCCAAGGACGAGTTCTGCTCGGCGAGCTGAAACCACGCGTGGATGCTCAGCTTTCTCGTATGCTCGCGCAAGCCAGTGGCGAGGTACCGGAGGACGAACTGCACTACGTGAAGTTGCGGATGACTCGTAGCTTGCTCGTTCAAACCATACAAAGTCGGATGCTTCGCGAAGCGTTTTTGTTGGAACAAGTCGGCACCGCTGCGGCGGACAAACGACGTGAAGCGGAGGCAACGATGGCCGCCAAGGCTCGTCAGATGTTCTATGAAACGGAACTGCCCGGGCTGATGAAAAAAGCCAATGTGGATTCAAAGGCAGAACTCGACGATCTTCTTCGCAAAGAGGGATCGTCGCTGGCCTTCCGCCAGCGTGAATTCATGGACCAGATGCTGGGCAGCTTGTACATCCGCAGCAAGGTCAACAAAGACCCCGCGGTCTCGCTTTCCGAGATTGTGCGGTACTACCAGGAACATCAATCCAAGTACGAACACAAAGCCCGTGCTCGTTGGGAACAGCTGACGGTCATGTTCAGCAATCACCCAACTCGCGATGCGGCGATGAAGGCAATCACCGAGATGGGACGCGAGGCGTTGTACGGCGGCAACATGCAAGCGGTTGCGAAGGCCAAGAGCGAAGAACCATTCGCGAGTTCAGGCGGATTGCATGATTGGACTAATCAAGGGTCTTTGGTGTCAGCAATCCTGGATCAGCAAATCTTCTCGTTGCCGACCGGTAAGATGAGCGAGATCATCGAGGACACTGATGCGTATCACATCATCCGAGTGTTGGAACGAGAAGACGCTGGGGTGACTCCTGTCGGAGAGCTTCAAGACGATATCTCAGATATTCTTCGTCAGCAGAAGATTCGTGCTGACCAGGAAGAAGTGATGGTCGAAGTTCGCCAACGTGTTCCGGTTTGGTCGTTCTATCCCGACGATTTCCCAGAAGCGAAACCGTTGCTTCAGGTGTCAGCTCGACCGGCGCTGCAAAGGTAG
- the nadC gene encoding carboxylating nicotinate-nucleotide diphosphorylase, whose protein sequence is MDYRPVQLDDALENDLRQLVRLSIAEDLDIAVDWTTVAMIAPERRGACQIVPRCSGIAAGIALAPWIVDEFDADLEVEVLIDEGTPLVPGEPIVRLSGSARDLLTSERVLLNILSRLCGVATLTGRYVEAIGEHDARLYDTRKTTPGWRRLEKYAVRCGGGHNHRTGLYDGFLIKDNHLALGRSEHDPSSKLTAGEAATRAVAMRGASVNQLVAPPMVEIEVDTLEQFEQVATTGIDIVLLDNFSLDDLRRAVARRDELGVTLDLEASGNVTIDTIGNVAATGVDRISSGALTHQATWLDLGMDWLDGFAS, encoded by the coding sequence ATGGATTATCGCCCTGTCCAACTCGACGACGCCTTGGAAAACGACCTGCGGCAATTGGTCCGTCTTTCGATCGCAGAGGACTTGGACATTGCCGTCGACTGGACCACGGTCGCCATGATCGCCCCCGAACGCCGCGGTGCCTGCCAGATCGTTCCTCGATGCTCCGGAATCGCGGCGGGGATCGCTTTGGCACCGTGGATCGTCGATGAGTTCGACGCCGATTTGGAAGTCGAGGTTTTGATTGACGAGGGAACTCCGTTGGTTCCCGGAGAACCGATCGTGCGGCTCTCAGGTTCGGCCAGAGACCTGCTGACCAGCGAACGCGTTTTGCTCAATATCCTTTCTCGACTGTGCGGCGTCGCGACATTGACCGGACGATACGTCGAAGCAATCGGAGAACACGACGCTCGACTGTATGACACTCGCAAAACGACCCCCGGCTGGCGACGACTCGAAAAGTATGCGGTGCGATGTGGCGGCGGCCATAACCATCGAACCGGACTGTACGATGGCTTTCTGATCAAAGACAACCACCTCGCTCTCGGTCGCAGTGAGCACGATCCTTCGTCCAAGCTCACCGCCGGCGAAGCAGCGACGAGAGCCGTTGCGATGCGGGGAGCCAGCGTCAATCAATTGGTCGCACCGCCGATGGTTGAAATCGAAGTCGACACGCTGGAACAATTTGAACAAGTCGCCACGACGGGCATCGACATTGTTCTGCTGGACAACTTTTCGTTGGATGACCTTCGCCGCGCAGTGGCTCGACGAGACGAACTGGGTGTGACACTCGACTTGGAAGCATCAGGAAACGTCACGATCGATACGATCGGCAACGTCGCTGCGACTGGCGTGGACCGAATCAGCAGCGGGGCTTTGACGCATCAAGCCACTTGGTTGGACCTGGGGATGGATTGGCTGGACGGGTTCGCAAGCTAG
- a CDS encoding undecaprenyl-phosphate glucose phosphotransferase gives MPSNHSDASSASSKSADSTRSVSILGSQHWYDFVQPCLDSASILASLVLVKFAARGHVDDASFAMGLIAVIVFFLSSQLTGLQRGDRRACTDSEIIRVITTWTMTILVLGAIAFATRYGQYFARSVILSWCVLCPAMIGLSRMCLRIVQFGLLRRGVGVRRVAIAGCNTLGHQTQSNIESDSSLGLQFAGFYDDRNFARDNVENGSGETESTDSEDLSLTESVPAVSLQGDLNDLIAAARSGEIETVLVTLPMRAEKRIRFLLDELSDSTASVYIVPDFFVFELLHARWTQVGGLPAVSVTESPMFGIDGVAKRAADLIVASAGLLAISIPMLMIAAAVKLTSPGPVFFRQRRYGLDGQEIRVWKFRSMTTCDDGAVVKQATHNDSRITPLGAILRKTSLDELPQLFNVIEGSMSLVGPRPHASAHNEQYRGLIRGYMMRHKVKPGITGLAQVNGCRGETETVDKMEQRIHFDHQYIRSWSLLLDIRILFRTLMVVWKQPEAY, from the coding sequence ATGCCGTCAAACCACTCGGACGCCTCCTCAGCATCGTCGAAGTCTGCGGATTCAACCCGATCCGTTTCCATTTTGGGCAGCCAACATTGGTATGACTTCGTTCAGCCTTGCCTGGATTCGGCCTCGATATTGGCTTCTTTGGTGTTGGTCAAATTCGCCGCACGAGGCCATGTCGACGATGCATCCTTTGCGATGGGATTGATCGCGGTCATCGTGTTCTTTCTCAGCAGCCAGTTGACTGGACTGCAACGAGGCGACCGTCGCGCGTGCACCGACAGTGAAATCATTCGCGTCATCACAACATGGACGATGACGATCCTGGTGTTAGGTGCCATCGCGTTTGCAACCCGCTACGGGCAGTACTTTGCCCGATCGGTGATTCTGTCTTGGTGTGTGCTTTGTCCCGCCATGATCGGACTTTCGCGAATGTGTCTGCGAATTGTCCAGTTTGGATTGCTTCGTCGTGGCGTCGGTGTTCGACGAGTCGCGATTGCGGGCTGCAACACCCTTGGACATCAAACACAATCCAACATCGAATCAGATTCGTCGCTCGGACTGCAGTTCGCTGGCTTCTACGATGACCGCAATTTCGCACGAGACAATGTCGAAAATGGAAGTGGCGAAACTGAAAGCACTGATTCAGAAGATCTGAGTTTGACCGAATCCGTACCAGCGGTCTCACTGCAGGGTGACTTGAACGACCTGATCGCTGCGGCACGTTCGGGTGAGATTGAAACGGTGCTTGTCACCCTTCCCATGCGTGCCGAAAAGCGAATCCGTTTTTTGCTGGACGAGCTGAGTGACTCAACAGCATCTGTTTACATCGTGCCCGATTTCTTCGTGTTCGAATTGCTCCACGCTCGCTGGACGCAAGTCGGCGGTTTGCCGGCGGTCAGCGTCACCGAATCGCCGATGTTCGGCATCGATGGAGTCGCGAAAAGGGCGGCGGATTTGATCGTCGCCTCGGCTGGGTTACTGGCCATTTCGATTCCGATGCTGATGATCGCGGCGGCGGTCAAATTGACATCACCCGGTCCGGTGTTCTTTCGACAGCGTCGATACGGATTGGATGGACAAGAAATTCGTGTCTGGAAATTTCGCTCGATGACGACGTGCGACGATGGTGCCGTCGTCAAACAGGCCACTCATAACGATTCGCGAATCACGCCATTGGGTGCAATCCTTCGAAAAACGAGCTTGGACGAACTTCCACAATTGTTCAACGTGATTGAAGGATCCATGTCATTGGTCGGCCCCCGGCCTCACGCCTCCGCCCACAACGAACAATATCGCGGTTTGATCCGTGGATATATGATGCGGCACAAAGTCAAACCGGGCATCACCGGGTTGGCACAAGTCAACGGCTGTCGCGGCGAAACGGAAACGGTCGACAAAATGGAACAGCGGATCCATTTTGATCACCAATACATCCGGTCGTGGTCGCTGTTGCTAGACATTCGGATCTTGTTCCGAACTCTGATGGTCGTTTGGAAGCAACCCGAAGCCTACTGA